AGGCTGACCAGTGGCCCCAAGGTCAGGGCTCCCTCCCAGCCACACAAGGGGGGCAACAGCGGCAAAAGGGAGAGGCCCAGGGAGAGTGGAGCCTGCACAGGAGCGCGCCGAGCTGGTGGCCCGGACATCTTCCTCTCCGGGGGACCCCGAAAGCCAGGAGTACTCAGCCTGGAAACCACCAGTCTCCTGAGGAGGCTGCCCTGACGCCCAAAGTCAGCCGAGGACTTCTGAGCGAGTTCCTCGCTGAAGGGTGCGCTTTGCTTTCCTTTCTCGGGACAGTTTTCACAAAGACACATACGTGAACTCTGGTGCTTTGTGGCACGTAGATTATGTATCAATATAGCTCTTCACAGAAACAAGGTAAGTAAAGACCTACAAGGCCTCGGAAGTTTGGTCTCCTTTGCCCATATGGCAGCCCTGCTTGCTCGGCTTGAAGGGCAGAGGCCTGCGGCACGCAGAAGGACCCAGGGTCTCCACTGAGACCCTGCCGCCGCCgtctggggaggaggggacccTGCCCCTCACGCCCGGTCCCCCGCCCCCGACTCCGGCcgaccccgcccccggccccgacCCCCGACTCCgggccccgccccccggccccgcCTCCGGCCTGCAACCATCCGAGCCCTCGAACCCTCGCGGTCGACTCCGGCCCCGCGCGCACTCCTCGGAGGTCGGGGCTGATCCTTCCGGCCCGAGACCTCACGCTTGGGAGCTGGCTGGGCCCGGCCCGATGCGGGGCAGCATCCGACCTGGACCGCGGGCTGACCTCGACCCGCCGGGGCTCCCGcgcgccgccccccgccccaggcccgTGCCGCGCGGCGTACCAAGGCGGGGCGGCGCTCCTCAGCCGGCCTCCATGCGGCTCGTCGCTCCACCAGACGGGGCGGACCGCGGCCGCGGGGCGGGCCGGCCGGACGGGCCGGGGCCGGAGGGCCGGGCGGAGCGCGGCATGCCGGGAAGCGTAGTTCCGCGCGCCTTCGGCCCGCCCTTGCAGCGAGCCCGTGGACTACAGTTCCCAGGGGGCCGCGCGCGAGCAGCCGCGGACTTCACTTCCCAGGAGGCCGCGCGCGAGaaagccccgcccctccccttcccGCCTCCAGCGTCGGGATTCGAGGACTCAAGCGGCGTCTAAGAACCCGGGTTCGAGTCTCAGGCCTGCCTCCCGACTGGGGCGGCGTTGCGAAGCGCTCCAAAGTTCTCTGGCCGCATCTCCCGGTCAGCAAAAGGGGGTTGACGTTCATATGGCCTGCTGTGATACAGAACCGTCAATCCCGCCCGAAGGGGTCAGCGATAGTGCAACGCGAGGAGCAGAGAGTTCGGGTCGTGGATTGCACCCATGTGAGCACCTGGGCCACCCCTCGGCCTGGCGGCTGGGGTCCGGGGAGGCGCGGGCGGGGGCGGTGGGacggctggaggggaggggggcacagggtgggggcggggccccAGGGTGACGGATAGCCCCGTCTGGCCCGGGCCTGGTCTGGGCCTGCCGGGCCGGCCCACCAGCGGTCCGAGCTGGGCGCCGGGCTTCCCCTCAGGTTCCAGGAAGGGGGTGCTGGCCCAGCCCTGCTGTCCCGCACAGGGTCCGGGTTCCCACATTCTGAACCTGGGGGTGGCCCTCCTGCAGGCTGGCTGACGTGGGAGGTGATGCCCCGTCCAGTCTCATGCGGGGCAGGCTCCTGTCGGCAGGCGGGGCTCTGTGAGGCGAGAGGCTCTGGGTTGACGTTTATCTGCCCGGCTCGTGGTCCAGGACCCCTGTCCCGCCCTCTCGGTCTGGTTCCTACTGTTCATCTCCTTTGTGCTGGCACAGATCGCTTCTGCCCGCCCCCCACCTTGGCCACCCACACAGGAGAGCTGGAGTGAGCGCAATGTTGTCCCCTCGAGGCACCTGCCCCAGGACCTAGAGCCAGTCTGGCTGAGATGTCCATGCTGGGCTGTGTAATGGAGAGAGGCCTGGGTTCCAGGCCTGGctgtctggggtggggtctgagcTTCTCCCACAGCCCCTCCTCTTGGGAGAGGGAAGGCACCTCTACCTGCCCTGCCCGGGGCTGGAGAGAAGGAGCAAGGAGGCAGGTGGAGGGTGTGTCAAAGGAATGCTGATGCCCACGGTGCGCCCTCTGCCCCCTCCGGGCAAGGTGGCATCCCTGGCATCTGCAGGAAGAGGTCTGCTTCTGTGGGACGCTGactcccttctcttccccaggGCAGTGGGTCAGTTCACACACCAAGGAGCAGGCCTCTGGAGGAGACTGGTCTGAAATGTCCTGCTGGGCCTTGGCtcagggggcagggctgggcacagcaGTCCCGCCGAAGACAGAGaccgggggcggggtggggctcAGTGGCTGGTGTGCCTTAGCCCCACCTGGACACGTGTGCATGAGGAACTTCTGTGGACTCAGCGCACGGCCAGGCAGCGCGCCCCGCAGGTCTCTGGGAATGTCTCCACTCTGAGCAGAGCCCCTGAGTGTGcatgggcaggggtggggagccgGTCTGGGCTCCAGCCCTGCTCAGGGATTGCCGGGGGGCCCGTGGCAAACACTGCTGCCTGAGGTGAGTGGGAATTGGACTCCTGGGTGGGCACAGCAGCCCCTACCCCTGCAGGGTCACCTTGGCCCCAGTGCCTGGCTCACCACCACCACAGAGCTGGCTGCCCATGTGGGACCGAGGGGCCAGGGGCTCATCCCACCCTGCAGGACCTGGTCCGCCTGCCTGGGTCCTGTGGGGTCCCTTCCCCAGATGAGTGGAAATGGTGACTGCCAGCCCAAGAGGCAGCTGGCCATATGACCTGGGATGCTGGGCTGGGGAGAGTGTCCTGACCCGGGTGAGGGTGAGTGCTTTCTGGGGACAGGGGGTATGAATTGTACCGTTTTGCCATCTGGGGCCGCGCTGACCCTGGAGAGACTGCCACTCCCAGAGTCAGCCAATTCCTAGAGACAGCAAACAGTTTCACAAGCAAACCAGCCACCCACAGCCCCAGATCATCCCTCCTCCATGAGGTGCACTATGTCCTCGGGGCCACCCTCTGCCTGCCCCAATCACCTGGGTAGCCCCTCCGCCCTGAGCCCCCCCGAGATTATTCACGCTGGCCGGTCCTGAGCCTGCTCACCCGGCCTCACACCTCTCCCTGCGGAAACCCAGTGAAGGCTCCTGCCCACGtgtcccctctccctgcctcctgacCGGCCCTGGGGCCCCCTCCTCTTGGGACCTGTGATAAACTGTCTTTGCAGTGGCAGTCGTCTCCTGATCTCTTGGCTTCACCATGCCTGAGTGATGATAAAAACCTACATCTAAAACCcaagttgggggacttccctggtggcgcagtggttcagaatccgcctgccagtgcaggggacacgggttcgagccctggtccgggaagatcccacatgccacggagcaactaagcctgtgcgccacaactactaagcctgtgctctgtagatcccgcaaaccacaactactgagcccacgcgcctagagcccgtgcttcgcaacaagagaagccactgcaacgagaagcccgcgcaccgcaaccagaggaagcccacacgcagccaaaaagaaataaatttataaaaaacaaaaacaaaaacacccaagtTGGGATGCAGCCCTGGATGATGGATCGGCTGCACTCCCGGGAAGCCCAGCCTGCCCAGCTCAAGGCTGCTCCAGGGAGGGGCCTGTGGAGGGGCTTCGAGGAGGCCAGACCAGTCAGGCCTCCACAGGGTGCAGCAGGTGGTCCCACCCCGATCTCGCCTGAGCCCCCTTGTGATTGAGGCCCGCAGCCCACCTGGTCTAGCCCCCAGGGGTTTCTGGCCCAGCTGCCCCAGCTACCTGCCTCCAAGGAGCCTCTCTTCAGACCCTCGGGGTCTCCTGCTGTGGCCTGTGGGGTGTGTGACTCCTTGGTGCACGCCCCGGGGCCAGCCTCATCCCCACCTGCATCCTGGGCCTGGTGAGGAAAGCACCCCCGCGCCTGCGATCCCCATGACATGAACACCTCCAGAGCACATCAGGGGCAccccttccaggaagccctcctgagTCCTGCCAGTTCTTGCTATTCCCCCCAAGTGTACctggcagcccctgccctcaagcaTCTGATGGGGGGGCCGGCTTCCTGGGAGGGCGCACTCCATCTCCACTGAGTCTGTGAATCACCCCGTGGCCCAGCATGCACGCACGTTAGCTGGAGACCACGGTGTGTCAACCGCACGAGGACTGTGTGTTCTCGTTCAGCTGTGGATGCAGCAGGGCCCCCAGGCGACCTGGAGGGCATCGGGGCGCTTCCCACGGCCCTGccggccccccgcccccagcacctCCACCCCGTGCAGGTTGGGTGGAGGCCCTGGACACAGGAGGCCTCAGCTGGACCACAGGCCTCCGGCAGGATGGACCACTCAGGACTCAGGGGTATCAGAATAATCTTTATTGATATGCTCGGTGCTACCTTGTTAATACTGTCACGTTGTCGCCGTGGCTGAGGTAATAGGGGTGGCCCCGCCCAGCGCCGGCCCTGGGCTCCCACGGAAGCGTCGTGGACCctcgggcggggcggggggggtgctGATGGCCTTGGAGGGGACGTGGTTATTGCGTTGGATTCCTGCCCTCGCTGGCATGCTGGCGCCCTCGCCCAGCCTCACCCGTGCGCACTCACGCACACACTCGCACGCTTACCGCTAATGCACACACCCACTGGCACGCTGGCGCCCTCGCTCTCCCGCACGctcccacactcacacacacaacatcctttgttttgAATGCGTCTGAAGCCTCCTGGTAATAAATATACTCGCTAGTTACAGTAATCATAGTAAAATACAGGTTTGTCGGGATACGAGGAGAAAGTGCACGTTGACCTTTGGAGGGTGGCCCCTCCCACCGAGGGCTCCCGCTCCCTGCAGGGGGCAGCCCTGAGGTGCCACCACCCCCAGCTCTCTCCTGAGTtgtcctgccactgcccagcCCCTCATGGGGCCAAAatcaactaaaaaaataaattcttcatttCACAGCCGAGCGCCTGATgcagggggcgggtggggggggggcggtgtgtgGCTCTGGGCCTTTCTGGCCACGGGCTCTACGGGCGGGGGTCACggccagcccctggcccagcCAGCGCCCCGACGGTGCCATCTGAGGGGCCGGGTAGGCGAGGTGCTGAGCCCCGTGGCATGCGGACAGGAGGCCAGGGTGCGGGCGGTGCCGGGCGAAGCAGAGGCCGCGTCCACAGGGTCGCCGGGGGCAGTGGCGCACTGCAGTCATGCAGGGGGGCCTGCGACGGCCTGGGCAGCCCTGTCCCCTCAGAACTCCACAGCACTCACTGCTGTCCTTGTCTCCTCAAAGGTGGCAATGAGGATCtgctgtgggggagggatggtgagGAGGCTGCCCACATCCGGGGTCGCTCGGGGGGCCACGTCCTCCTCCTCCCGTGCCTCATACAGGGTGCTGATATGCAGCAGCGGGCGGGTGGCGTTGCGGCTCAGGACGGCGAGGGGGTCAGGCTTGCCCAGGCTGGCTGGCGACAGAGGGGCCGTGGCGGGGGCGGCGGAGGGCGAGCAGATGTGAAACGGGCCCCCCGAGGGCAGCGCGGCCCGGGCTGGCTCCGTGGGGAGCGGCGCATCTGCAAacagcccagagcacagagcctcTGCAGGCGCCTCTCCCCACCCGCTGCCCCCCCTCCTCCCGCCTGGCCCGCTCAGGCTCTGAAGCTCCCGCACACAGCGGCCGGCCTGGGGGGGCTCCGGCCGCCCCAGGAGCACAGCGCCCGTTTCCAGAACCTTCTTCAGGTGCCGCGCAACCTTACCGTGTGTCCCCGCCAGCCCTTCATCCCGTGTGCTTCACAGGGCCCTCGAGTGAGGGTCCCGCCTGTCGTCACCCCGGCAGCTggctcccctgcccac
This genomic stretch from Phocoena phocoena chromosome 11, mPhoPho1.1, whole genome shotgun sequence harbors:
- the LOC136130694 gene encoding basic salivary proline-rich protein 1-like — translated: MAGGGYRHRRVKPEERQEPRPHLEPRGRAQGSVPRDAASIGNDPWAGPRPRAQGISGSAVPERAQESVPPVRFTQAAKVLEKLLKEASSAVLGSLCDRRGQTSLEPRDGWATNRSTRTQVPSSSLGWVPGLGGSPAPSSHQPAQPQGARNQASARQPGHAAATNAENLGSPAQRRPFCPIQGRGLRHAEGPRVSTETLPPPSGEEGTLPLTPGPPPPTPADPAPGPDPRLRAPPPGPASGLQPSEPSNPRGRLRPRAHSSEVGADPSGPRPHAWELAGPGPMRGSIRPGPRADLDPPGLPRAAPRPRPVPRGVPRRGGAPQPASMRLVAPPDGADRGRGAGRPDGPGPEGRAERGMPGSVVPRAFGPPLQRARGLQFPGGRARAAADFTSQEAAREKAPPLPFPPPASGFEDSSGV